A portion of the Aquicoccus sp. G2-2 genome contains these proteins:
- the meaB gene encoding methylmalonyl Co-A mutase-associated GTPase MeaB — protein sequence MDIAATAEKIAGGDRRALARAITLIESQREDHQAEAALLLEALKGRGNEAIRIGLSGTPGVGKSTFIEAFGMMLTGQGLRVAVLAVDPSSTRSGGSILGDKTRMERLSRDPNAFIRPSPSQSHLGGVARRTREAIALTEAAGFDVVLIETVGVGQSETVVAEMSDIFVLLLAPAGGDELQGVKRGIMEKADLILVNKADGDLKPAAMRTRADYSGALRLLRKRARDPKGFPKAMLVSALQEDGLADAWQEMQALVQWRRENGFFEAARAAQARYWFAEEVRQGLLKRLDNEAAKAVMAELGDAVAKGETTATLAAKTALRRIGGV from the coding sequence ATGGACATCGCGGCCACGGCAGAGAAGATTGCGGGCGGAGACAGGCGTGCGCTGGCGCGGGCGATCACGCTGATTGAAAGCCAGCGTGAGGATCATCAGGCAGAGGCTGCATTGCTGCTTGAGGCCCTGAAGGGGCGCGGCAATGAGGCCATTCGCATCGGGCTTTCCGGCACGCCGGGCGTGGGGAAATCGACGTTCATCGAAGCGTTCGGCATGATGCTTACCGGGCAGGGACTCAGGGTGGCGGTTTTGGCGGTGGACCCGTCTTCAACCCGCTCTGGCGGGTCTATCCTTGGCGATAAGACACGGATGGAGCGGCTTTCGCGCGACCCCAACGCATTTATCCGCCCGTCGCCGTCGCAATCGCATCTGGGCGGTGTCGCCCGTCGCACGCGCGAGGCGATTGCGTTGACCGAAGCGGCGGGGTTCGACGTGGTGCTGATCGAGACCGTGGGCGTGGGGCAATCGGAAACGGTTGTCGCCGAGATGTCGGATATTTTCGTGCTGTTGCTGGCCCCGGCGGGCGGAGATGAGCTTCAGGGGGTGAAGCGCGGGATCATGGAGAAGGCCGATCTTATTCTGGTCAACAAAGCGGATGGCGATTTGAAACCGGCGGCAATGCGGACGCGGGCGGATTATTCCGGCGCGCTGAGGTTGTTGCGCAAGCGCGCGCGCGACCCGAAAGGATTTCCCAAGGCGATGCTGGTTTCGGCCTTGCAGGAAGACGGGTTGGCGGATGCGTGGCAGGAAATGCAAGCATTGGTGCAGTGGCGCCGGGAGAACGGGTTTTTCGAGGCGGCCCGCGCGGCGCAGGCGCGTTATTGGTTCGCTGAGGAAGTGCGGCAGGGGTTGCTCAAACGGCTTGATAACGAAGCGGCAAAGGCGGTGATGGCGGAACTTGGCGATGCGGTAGCCAAGGGAGAGACCACTGCGACACTGGCAGCGAAGACGGCATTGCGGCGGATCGGCGGGGTGTGA